In Cervus canadensis isolate Bull #8, Minnesota chromosome 6, ASM1932006v1, whole genome shotgun sequence, one DNA window encodes the following:
- the PAPLN gene encoding papilin isoform X4: MGARLFPFLERFGVIPLPFLCQALSLCKNSHTSPGGPSCTAAASPLFRIGPTEMRRLLLLVPLLLAPAPGSSAPQVRRQSDTWGSWGNWSPCSRTCGGGVSFRERPCYTQRRDGGSSCVGPTRSHRSCRTESCPDGARDFRAEQCAEFDSREFQGRRYKWLPYYGAPNKCELNCIPKGESFYYKHKEAVVDGTPCEPGKRDICVDGSCRVVGCDHHLDSLKQEDKCLQCGGDGTTCYPVTGVFEANDLSRGYNQILIVPVGATSIRIEEAAASRNFLAVKSIRGEYYLNGHWTIEDARALPVASTLLHYERGAEGDLAPERLHARGPTSEPLVIELISQEPNPGVRFEYHLPLGAPRPGFSWSHSSWGDCSAECGGGQQTRWVFCTMDDEVYPEHLCQPQPRPADRRPCSSQPCPHTKRTSYLHRPRAWHLAGAQRMCRSSWKTGPWTLCSASCGGGFQSRSVYCVSSDGAGAQEAAEDAECEGLPEKPPGRRACNLQRCAGWSVEPWSECSVSCGAGVRRRSVTCRGDEGSLLHATACSLEDRPPLTEPCVRDHCPLLSDQAWHVGAWGLCSKSCSSGTRRRQVVCALGPPGHCGSLQPSKPAAVEACNTQPCDLPPEVPSMPEVYTSPRDPRMSLGPREASASDFRDQWWAPQEQPSAWGNPRGDQSPPVSAPGPAPSLQLSSYGQPLQPGSGPHDCRQSSHGCCPDGHTASLGPQWQGCPGASLCQQSRFGCCPDGVTVAEGPHQAGCASSHRRDDTGGRPGSGAAASAVPSAHRPQAQQNEPSECRGSQFGCCYDHMASAVGPLGEGCVGQPSSAYPVRCLLPSAHGSCTDWAARWYFVASVGQCNRFWYGGCHGNANNFASEEECVSACRGPQPGARASGQSTLGDGGGSGPGGQQEASQHGPGPVVQRRPLPSGGLRWRDQEPGLGVTDHRQAFGEGPWGQETGPSPPGLSGDAGRPAPPSRGSSYRITLAGSEPSVVQAALGQLVRLFCSEDGSPGPHSRWQKDGRPISSDRHQLQSDGSLVISPLRAEDAGTYSCGGPGPDHHSQQVQLRVTAGGDVAVPSEAETRPFPETRDPAQDHRPRDPSLGGPATASHPWPLTRVRLDRSQPGVLDAQPGQRVRLTCRAEGFPPPTIEWQRDGQPLSSPRHQLQSDGSLVISRVAVEDGGFYTCVAFNGHDRDQRWVQLRVLGELTITGLPSTMAVPEGDTARLLCVVAGESVNIRWSRNGLPVRADGHRVHQSPDGTLLIHNLRARDEGSYTCSAYRGSQAVSRSTEVKVVPPALAAQPRDPSRACVDQPELANCDLILQARLCGNEYYSSFCCASCSRVQPPAQPVWQQGHGS, translated from the exons GCTCCCCAGGTGAGGCGGCAGAGCGACACCTGGGGCTCCTGGGGTAACTGGAGCCCCTGCAGCCGGACCTGTGGAGGGGGCGTCAGCTTCCGGGAGCGCCCCTGCTACACCCAGAG GAGAGATGGCGGCTCCAGCTGCGTGGGTCCCACCCGGAGCCACCGCTCTTGCCGCACGGAG agCTGCCCGGACGGCGCCCGCGACTTCAGGGCGGAGCAGTGCGCGGAGTTCGACAGCCGGGAGTTCCAGGGGCGGCGCTACAAGTGGCTGCCCTACTACGGGG CCCCCAACAAATGTGAGCTGAACTGCATCCCCAAGGGGGAGAGCTTCTACTACAAGCACAAGGAGGCCGTTGTAGACGGGACACCCTGTGAACCTGGCAAACGGGACATCTGTGTGGATGGCAGCTGCCGG GTCGTCGGCTGTGACCACCACCTGGACTCACTGAAGCAGGAGGACAAGTGTCTGCAGTGTGGGGGTGACGGCACGACCTGCTACCCCGTCACGGGCGTCTTTGAGGCCAATGACCTCAGCAGAG GCTACAACCAGATCCTCATTGTCCCCGTGGGGGCCACCAGCATCCGCATCGAGGAGGCAGCAGCCAGCAGGAATTTCCTGG CGGTGAAGAGCATCCGTGGCGAATACTACCTCAACGGGCACTGGACCATAGAGGACGCCCGCGCCCTGCCCGTGGCCAGCACCCTCCTGCACTACGAGCGGGGAGCGGAAGGGGACCTGGCGCCCGAGCGGCTCCACGCCCGCGGCCCCACCTCGGAGCCCCTGGTCATTGAG CTCATCAGCCAGGAGCCCAACCCGGGCGTGCGCTTTGAGTACCACCTGCCCCTGGGCGCCCCCCGGCCCGGCTTCAGCTGGAGCCACAGCTCGTGGGGTGACTGCAGCGCTGAATGTGGTGGAG GTCAGCAGACCCGCTGGGTGTTCTGCACCATGGACGACGAGGTCTATCCCGAGCACCTGTGCCAGCCCCAGCCGCGGCCGGCTGACCGCCGCCCCTGCAGCTCGCAGCCCTGCCCACACACCAAGCG GACCTCTTACCTGCACCGGCCCAGAGCGTGGCACCTTGCTGGGGCCCAGCGTATGTGCAGGAGCAG CTGGAAGACAGGGCCCTGGACCCTCTGCTCAGCCTCCTGTGGGGGCGGCTTCCAGTCCCGCTCCGTCTACTGCGTCTCGTCTGATGGGGCCGGTGCCCAGGAGGCTGCTGAGGATGCTGAGTGCGAAGGTCTGCCCGAGAAGCCCCCAGGCAGGCGGGCCTGCAACCTGCAGCGCTGCGCAGGCTGGAGTGTGGAGCCCTGGAGCGAG TGCTCTGTCAGCTGTGGTGCGGGGGTCCGGAGGCGGAGTGTCACCTGCCGGGGTGACGAGGGGTCTCTGCTCCACGCCACGGCATGCTCCTTGGAGGACCGTCCCCCGCTCACCGAGCCCTGTGTGCGCGACCACTGTCCCCTGCTCAGTGACCAGGCCTGGCACGTGGGCGCCTGGGGTCTA TGCTCCAAGAGCTGCAGCTCGGGCACTCGGAGGCGCCAGGTGGTCTGTGCCCTTGGGCCCCCCGGTCACTGCGGGAGCCTGCAGCCGTCCAAGCCCGCGGCCGTGGAGGCCTGCAACACACAGCCCTGCGATCTCCCTCCAG AGGTCCCCAGCATGCCGGAGGTGTACACCAGCCCCAGGGACCCCCGGATGTCTTTGGGCCCACGGGAGGCCTCTGCCTCAG ATTTCAGAGACCAGTGGTGGGCACCCCAAGAGCAGCCCTCAGCGTGGGGTAACCCCAGAGGAGACCAAAGCCCACCCGTGTCagccccgggccccgccccaTCTCTGCAGCTCTCCTCGTACGGGCAGCCTCTGCAGCCAGGCTCGGGGCCCCACGACTGCAGACAGAGCTCCCACGGGTGTTGCCCCGACGGCCACACTGCCTCCCTTGGGCCACAGTGGCAAGGCTGCCCTGGGGCCTCCTTGTGTCAGCAGAGCAG GTTTGGGTGCTGCCCTGACGGGGTGACCGTGGCCGAGGGGCCCCATCAGGCGGGCTGCGCGAGCTCTCACAGACGCGACGACACCGGGGGCAGGCCGGGATCGGGAGCAGCGGCCTCTGCA GTCCCCAGTGCCCACCGGCCCCAGGCCCAGCAGAATGAGCCCAGCGAGTGCCGGGGCTCCCAGTTCGGCTGCTGCTATGACCACATGGCCTCCGCAGTGGGCCCCCTGGGGGAAGGCTGTGTGGGCCAGCCCAGCTCCG CGTACCCCGTGCGGTGCCTGCTGCCCAGCGCCCATGGCTCCTGCACCGACTGGGCCGCCCGCTGGTACTTTGTTGCCTCCGTGGGCCAGTGTAACCGCTTCTGGTACGGCGGCTGCCACGGCAACGCCAACAACTTTGCCTCAGAAGAAGAGTGTGTGAGCGCCTGCCGGGGACCCCAGCCCGGGGCCAGGGCCTCTGGCCAGAGCACCCTCGGAGATGGTGGCGGCAGCGGTCCTGGGGGCCAGCAGGAGGCCAGCCAGCATGGGCCGGGGCCTGTGGTCCAGAGAAGACCCTTGCCTTCCGGTGGCCTCCGGTGGCGAGACCAAGAACCTGGGCTGGGGGTGACGGACCACAGACAGGCCTTTGGAGAGGGGCCCTGGGGCCAGGAGACTGGGCCCAGTCCCCCTGGACTGAGCGGAGACGCAGGACGACCAGCACCTCCTTCCCGTGGCTCCTCCTACAG GATCACTCTGGCGGGCTCGGAGCCCTCCGTGGTGCAGGCGGCCCTGGGGCAGTTGGTGCGGCTCTTCTGCTCCGAGGACGGCTCCCCGGGCCCCCACTCCAGGTGGCAGAAAGACGGGCGGCCCATCTCCTCTGACAG GCACCAGCTGCAGTCCGACGGCTCCCTGGTCATCAGCCCCCTGAGGGCGGAGGACGCGGGCACGTACAGCTGCGGCGGCCCCGGGCCGGACCATCACTCTCAGCAGGTCCAGCTTCGCGTCACAG CAGGGGGTGACGTGGCCGTGCCTTCTGAGGCTGAAACGAGGCCCTTCCCTGAGACCAGGGACCCAGCCCAGGACCACAGGCCTCGGGACCCCAGCCTCGGGGGCCCCGCCACCGCCTCGCACCCGTGGCCCCTGACCAG GGTGCGTCTGGACCGGAGCCAGCCCGGGGTGCTGGACGCCCAGCCGGGCCAGCGGGTCCGGCTGACCTGTCGTGCTGAGGGCTTCCCGCCCCCGACCATCGAGTGGCAGAGAGACGGGCAGCCTCTCTCTTCCCCCAG ACACCAGCTGCAGTCCGACGGCTCCCTGGTCATCAGCCGCGTGGCTGTGGAGGATGGGGGCTTCTATACGTGTGTCGCGTTCAACGGGCATGACCGGGACCAGCGCTGGGTCCAGCTCCGAGTGCTAG GGGAGCTGACCATCACAGGGCTGCCCTCCACAATGGCAGTGCCGGAAGGGGACACGGCCAGGCTGCTGTGTGTGGTGGCGGGAGAAAGCGTGAACATCCGATGGTCCAG GAACGGGCTGCCGGTGCGGGCCGACGGCCACCGCGTGCACCAGTCCCCGGACGGCACGCTGCTGATCCACAACCTGCGGGCCAGGGACGAGGGCTCCTACACGTGCAGCGCCTACCGTGGAAGCCAGGCCGTCAGCCGCAGCACCGAGGTGAAGGTGGTCCCGCCGG CACTGGCCGCCCAGCCCCGGGACCCCAGCAGGGCCTGTGTCGACCAGCCGGAGCTGGCCAACTGTGACCTGATCCTGCAGGCCCGGCTCTGCGGAAACGAGTACTACTCCAGCTTCTGCTGCGCCAGCTGCTCCCGTGTCCAGCCGCCCGCGCAGCCCGTCTGGCAGCAGGGACACGGCTCGTAG
- the PAPLN gene encoding papilin isoform X3 — protein sequence MAGLKQTQPRAAHANPPASSALPSVGCRSGAQGPGDRAPLFPGAAAAVALERPSRVPPLSASGAAAGPFPREAGAGDILAWRPGRARGDPTSGARPQTTRRASAAPSPTEMRRLLLLVPLLLAPAPGSSAPQVRRQSDTWGSWGNWSPCSRTCGGGVSFRERPCYTQRRDGGSSCVGPTRSHRSCRTESCPDGARDFRAEQCAEFDSREFQGRRYKWLPYYGAPNKCELNCIPKGESFYYKHKEAVVDGTPCEPGKRDICVDGSCRVVGCDHHLDSLKQEDKCLQCGGDGTTCYPVTGVFEANDLSRGYNQILIVPVGATSIRIEEAAASRNFLAVKSIRGEYYLNGHWTIEDARALPVASTLLHYERGAEGDLAPERLHARGPTSEPLVIELISQEPNPGVRFEYHLPLGAPRPGFSWSHSSWGDCSAECGGGQQTRWVFCTMDDEVYPEHLCQPQPRPADRRPCSSQPCPHTKRWKTGPWTLCSASCGGGFQSRSVYCVSSDGAGAQEAAEDAECEGLPEKPPGRRACNLQRCAGWSVEPWSECSVSCGAGVRRRSVTCRGDEGSLLHATACSLEDRPPLTEPCVRDHCPLLSDQAWHVGAWGLCSKSCSSGTRRRQVVCALGPPGHCGSLQPSKPAAVEACNTQPCDLPPEVPSMPEVYTSPRDPRMSLGPREASASDFRDQWWAPQEQPSAWGNPRGDQSPPVSAPGPAPSLQLSSYGQPLQPGSGPHDCRQSSHGCCPDGHTASLGPQWQGCPGASLCQQSRFGCCPDGVTVAEGPHQAGCASSHRRDDTGGRPGSGAAASAVPSAHRPQAQQNEPSECRGSQFGCCYDHMASAVGPLGEGCVGQPSSAYPVRCLLPSAHGSCTDWAARWYFVASVGQCNRFWYGGCHGNANNFASEEECVSACRGPQPGARASGQSTLGDGGGSGPGGQQEASQHGPGPVVQRRPLPSGGLRWRDQEPGLGVTDHRQAFGEGPWGQETGPSPPGLSGDAGRPAPPSRGSSYRITLAGSEPSVVQAALGQLVRLFCSEDGSPGPHSRWQKDGRPISSDRHQLQSDGSLVISPLRAEDAGTYSCGGPGPDHHSQQVQLRVTAGGDVAVPSEAETRPFPETRDPAQDHRPRDPSLGGPATASHPWPLTRVRLDRSQPGVLDAQPGQRVRLTCRAEGFPPPTIEWQRDGQPLSSPRHQLQSDGSLVISRVAVEDGGFYTCVAFNGHDRDQRWVQLRVLGELTITGLPSTMAVPEGDTARLLCVVAGESVNIRWSRNGLPVRADGHRVHQSPDGTLLIHNLRARDEGSYTCSAYRGSQAVSRSTEVKVVPPALAAQPRDPSRACVDQPELANCDLILQARLCGNEYYSSFCCASCSRVQPPAQPVWQQGHGS from the exons GCTCCCCAGGTGAGGCGGCAGAGCGACACCTGGGGCTCCTGGGGTAACTGGAGCCCCTGCAGCCGGACCTGTGGAGGGGGCGTCAGCTTCCGGGAGCGCCCCTGCTACACCCAGAG GAGAGATGGCGGCTCCAGCTGCGTGGGTCCCACCCGGAGCCACCGCTCTTGCCGCACGGAG agCTGCCCGGACGGCGCCCGCGACTTCAGGGCGGAGCAGTGCGCGGAGTTCGACAGCCGGGAGTTCCAGGGGCGGCGCTACAAGTGGCTGCCCTACTACGGGG CCCCCAACAAATGTGAGCTGAACTGCATCCCCAAGGGGGAGAGCTTCTACTACAAGCACAAGGAGGCCGTTGTAGACGGGACACCCTGTGAACCTGGCAAACGGGACATCTGTGTGGATGGCAGCTGCCGG GTCGTCGGCTGTGACCACCACCTGGACTCACTGAAGCAGGAGGACAAGTGTCTGCAGTGTGGGGGTGACGGCACGACCTGCTACCCCGTCACGGGCGTCTTTGAGGCCAATGACCTCAGCAGAG GCTACAACCAGATCCTCATTGTCCCCGTGGGGGCCACCAGCATCCGCATCGAGGAGGCAGCAGCCAGCAGGAATTTCCTGG CGGTGAAGAGCATCCGTGGCGAATACTACCTCAACGGGCACTGGACCATAGAGGACGCCCGCGCCCTGCCCGTGGCCAGCACCCTCCTGCACTACGAGCGGGGAGCGGAAGGGGACCTGGCGCCCGAGCGGCTCCACGCCCGCGGCCCCACCTCGGAGCCCCTGGTCATTGAG CTCATCAGCCAGGAGCCCAACCCGGGCGTGCGCTTTGAGTACCACCTGCCCCTGGGCGCCCCCCGGCCCGGCTTCAGCTGGAGCCACAGCTCGTGGGGTGACTGCAGCGCTGAATGTGGTGGAG GTCAGCAGACCCGCTGGGTGTTCTGCACCATGGACGACGAGGTCTATCCCGAGCACCTGTGCCAGCCCCAGCCGCGGCCGGCTGACCGCCGCCCCTGCAGCTCGCAGCCCTGCCCACACACCAAGCG CTGGAAGACAGGGCCCTGGACCCTCTGCTCAGCCTCCTGTGGGGGCGGCTTCCAGTCCCGCTCCGTCTACTGCGTCTCGTCTGATGGGGCCGGTGCCCAGGAGGCTGCTGAGGATGCTGAGTGCGAAGGTCTGCCCGAGAAGCCCCCAGGCAGGCGGGCCTGCAACCTGCAGCGCTGCGCAGGCTGGAGTGTGGAGCCCTGGAGCGAG TGCTCTGTCAGCTGTGGTGCGGGGGTCCGGAGGCGGAGTGTCACCTGCCGGGGTGACGAGGGGTCTCTGCTCCACGCCACGGCATGCTCCTTGGAGGACCGTCCCCCGCTCACCGAGCCCTGTGTGCGCGACCACTGTCCCCTGCTCAGTGACCAGGCCTGGCACGTGGGCGCCTGGGGTCTA TGCTCCAAGAGCTGCAGCTCGGGCACTCGGAGGCGCCAGGTGGTCTGTGCCCTTGGGCCCCCCGGTCACTGCGGGAGCCTGCAGCCGTCCAAGCCCGCGGCCGTGGAGGCCTGCAACACACAGCCCTGCGATCTCCCTCCAG AGGTCCCCAGCATGCCGGAGGTGTACACCAGCCCCAGGGACCCCCGGATGTCTTTGGGCCCACGGGAGGCCTCTGCCTCAG ATTTCAGAGACCAGTGGTGGGCACCCCAAGAGCAGCCCTCAGCGTGGGGTAACCCCAGAGGAGACCAAAGCCCACCCGTGTCagccccgggccccgccccaTCTCTGCAGCTCTCCTCGTACGGGCAGCCTCTGCAGCCAGGCTCGGGGCCCCACGACTGCAGACAGAGCTCCCACGGGTGTTGCCCCGACGGCCACACTGCCTCCCTTGGGCCACAGTGGCAAGGCTGCCCTGGGGCCTCCTTGTGTCAGCAGAGCAG GTTTGGGTGCTGCCCTGACGGGGTGACCGTGGCCGAGGGGCCCCATCAGGCGGGCTGCGCGAGCTCTCACAGACGCGACGACACCGGGGGCAGGCCGGGATCGGGAGCAGCGGCCTCTGCA GTCCCCAGTGCCCACCGGCCCCAGGCCCAGCAGAATGAGCCCAGCGAGTGCCGGGGCTCCCAGTTCGGCTGCTGCTATGACCACATGGCCTCCGCAGTGGGCCCCCTGGGGGAAGGCTGTGTGGGCCAGCCCAGCTCCG CGTACCCCGTGCGGTGCCTGCTGCCCAGCGCCCATGGCTCCTGCACCGACTGGGCCGCCCGCTGGTACTTTGTTGCCTCCGTGGGCCAGTGTAACCGCTTCTGGTACGGCGGCTGCCACGGCAACGCCAACAACTTTGCCTCAGAAGAAGAGTGTGTGAGCGCCTGCCGGGGACCCCAGCCCGGGGCCAGGGCCTCTGGCCAGAGCACCCTCGGAGATGGTGGCGGCAGCGGTCCTGGGGGCCAGCAGGAGGCCAGCCAGCATGGGCCGGGGCCTGTGGTCCAGAGAAGACCCTTGCCTTCCGGTGGCCTCCGGTGGCGAGACCAAGAACCTGGGCTGGGGGTGACGGACCACAGACAGGCCTTTGGAGAGGGGCCCTGGGGCCAGGAGACTGGGCCCAGTCCCCCTGGACTGAGCGGAGACGCAGGACGACCAGCACCTCCTTCCCGTGGCTCCTCCTACAG GATCACTCTGGCGGGCTCGGAGCCCTCCGTGGTGCAGGCGGCCCTGGGGCAGTTGGTGCGGCTCTTCTGCTCCGAGGACGGCTCCCCGGGCCCCCACTCCAGGTGGCAGAAAGACGGGCGGCCCATCTCCTCTGACAG GCACCAGCTGCAGTCCGACGGCTCCCTGGTCATCAGCCCCCTGAGGGCGGAGGACGCGGGCACGTACAGCTGCGGCGGCCCCGGGCCGGACCATCACTCTCAGCAGGTCCAGCTTCGCGTCACAG CAGGGGGTGACGTGGCCGTGCCTTCTGAGGCTGAAACGAGGCCCTTCCCTGAGACCAGGGACCCAGCCCAGGACCACAGGCCTCGGGACCCCAGCCTCGGGGGCCCCGCCACCGCCTCGCACCCGTGGCCCCTGACCAG GGTGCGTCTGGACCGGAGCCAGCCCGGGGTGCTGGACGCCCAGCCGGGCCAGCGGGTCCGGCTGACCTGTCGTGCTGAGGGCTTCCCGCCCCCGACCATCGAGTGGCAGAGAGACGGGCAGCCTCTCTCTTCCCCCAG ACACCAGCTGCAGTCCGACGGCTCCCTGGTCATCAGCCGCGTGGCTGTGGAGGATGGGGGCTTCTATACGTGTGTCGCGTTCAACGGGCATGACCGGGACCAGCGCTGGGTCCAGCTCCGAGTGCTAG GGGAGCTGACCATCACAGGGCTGCCCTCCACAATGGCAGTGCCGGAAGGGGACACGGCCAGGCTGCTGTGTGTGGTGGCGGGAGAAAGCGTGAACATCCGATGGTCCAG GAACGGGCTGCCGGTGCGGGCCGACGGCCACCGCGTGCACCAGTCCCCGGACGGCACGCTGCTGATCCACAACCTGCGGGCCAGGGACGAGGGCTCCTACACGTGCAGCGCCTACCGTGGAAGCCAGGCCGTCAGCCGCAGCACCGAGGTGAAGGTGGTCCCGCCGG CACTGGCCGCCCAGCCCCGGGACCCCAGCAGGGCCTGTGTCGACCAGCCGGAGCTGGCCAACTGTGACCTGATCCTGCAGGCCCGGCTCTGCGGAAACGAGTACTACTCCAGCTTCTGCTGCGCCAGCTGCTCCCGTGTCCAGCCGCCCGCGCAGCCCGTCTGGCAGCAGGGACACGGCTCGTAG